One genomic window of Amphiura filiformis chromosome 3, Afil_fr2py, whole genome shotgun sequence includes the following:
- the LOC140148582 gene encoding CDK5 regulatory subunit-associated protein 3-like: MQTGELSQEQIVNLPIDISSNKLLDWLIDRRHVNLKWQAAALIVREKINAAIQDMPEVEEIKQLLAGQYINYFHCCRIIELLKVSEADSKNIFGYYSSQRMKDWKEVLWLYEKDSVYLAEAAQMLIRNVSYEIPSVKKHIAKCQQMKSECEKKEKDYVNNAASARDDYHTSCKKLGIKGEKVKAELLDMVRELPTNVFEPVVHKVTGLKDILIYYHEFVKFVSGNPDSDGVSTPLLRFVQEHGNATVYQWRTGKEPQTVEEVHLSFLEEEEEVEEGEIDWGDIDAVTDEGIDFGINVEEGGSSINFDIEVADESGGGGIDWGDGGAASMETGTEQLTSKDDGIARGNDSFAVLDHQPTRSVFINELLELEGFLTQRLNEMKDEADILSVNQFQSAPAMLQMKTSKEVAAMLDLVKDILAIIMDSRTQHLFLIKNSPKYVDRLTETLKEKLTLAEKMVASQQAVREKGENSLEDARALQPKLNTLIDKTRELQRHIEEDISKRYKNRPVNLMGAINTI; the protein is encoded by the exons ACAGGTGAATTAAGCCAAGAGCAGATAGTAAATCTACCAATtgatatatcttcaaataagttgcTTG ATTGGCTTATTGACAGACGTCATGTAAATTTGAAATGGCAGGCTGCTGCCCTTATTGTAAGGGAGAAGATCAATGCAGCCATCCAAGACATGCCAGAGGTAGAGGAAATCAAGCAACTTCTTGCTGGACAAT ACATCAACTATTTCCATTGCTGCCGAATTATTGAATTGCTCAAAGTCTCTGAAGCTGACAGCAAGAACATCTTTGGGTATTATTCTTCACAAAGAATGAAG GATTGGAAGGAGGTATTATGGTTGTATGAAAAAGACAGTGTGTACCTTGCTGAAGCTGCACAGATGCTGATTAGGAATGTGAGCTATGAGATACCATCTGTAAAGAAACATATTGCAAAATGTCAGCAGATGAAGTCA GAATGTGAAAAGAAGGAGAAAGATTATGTAAACAATGCAGCATCAGCCAGAGATGACTACCATACATCCTGCAAGAAACTTGGCATAAAG GGGGAGAAAGTCAAGGCAGAATTACTAGACATGGTCCGGGAGCTTCCAACAAATGTCTTTGAACCTGTAGTGCATAAGGTCACAGGTTTAAAAGATATCCTCATATACTACCatgaatttgtcaaatttgtcagTGGCAA TCCTGATAGTGATGGTGTCAGTACTCCTTTACTGCGATTTGTACAAGAACATGGCAATGCTACAGTATACCAATGGAGGACAGGAAAGGAACCACAGACTGTGGAAGAGGTTCATCTGTCATTCttagaggaagaagaagaggttGAGGAGGGTGAG ATTGACTGGGGAGATATTGATGCTGTGACAGATGAAGGAATTGATTTTGGTATCAATGTGGAGGAGGGAGGATCAAGCATCAACTTTGATATAGAG GTTGCAGATGAGAGTGGTGGTGGGGGCATAGACTGGGGAGATGGTGGGGCTGCTTCCATGGAAACAGGCACAGAACAACTCACATCCAAGGATGATGGAATAGCAAGAGGCAATGATTCCTTTGCAGTATTAGATCATCAACCGACAAGGAGTGTATTTATAAATGAGCTGCTTGAG CTTGAAGGTTTTCTGACCCAGAGACTAAATGAGATGAAAGATGAAGCAGATATCTTGTCAGTCAATCAATTCCAATCTGCACCAGCTATGCTACAAATGAAGACTTCAAAAGAggtggcagccatgttggatcTTGTCAAAGATATCTTGGCGATAATAATGGATTCTAGAACCCAGCATCTGTTTCTGATTAAAAATTCACCAAA GTATGTTGACAGATTAACAGAGACGCTAAAAGAAAAATTGACACTAGCAGAGAAGATGGTTGCTTCACAACAAGCAGTCAGGGAGAAAGGGGAAAATTCTTTAGAGGATGCCAGGGCACTCCAGCCTAAATTGAACACACTAATTGATAAGACTAGGGAGCTACAGAGGCAT ATTGAAGAGGATATATCAAAGCGATACAAGAATAGACCAGTCAATTTAATGGGTGCTATCaatacaatataa